CGCTGATTCGCCATGCTCACCGTCGACGCCATCGACCTCTTCTACGGCACCAGCCAGGCGCTCAGGCGCGTCAGCCTCGGAGCCTTCAAGGGCAAGGTGACCTGCGTGCTCGGGCGCAACGGCGTCGGCAAGACCTCGCTGCTCCGCGCCATCGTCGGTCACACTCCGATTGCTGCGGGCCGCATCGTTTGGGAGGACGACGACATCACGCGCACTCCGCCGCACGAGCGCGCCCGGCGCGGCATTGCCTACGTGCCGCAGGGGCGCGAGATCTTTCCGCTCTTGACCGTCGAGGAGAACCTCCGCACCGGGTTCGCAGCGGTGCCGAGGAGCCTCCGCCACGTCCCGGATGAAATTTTCGATCTGTTTCCGGTGCTGCGCGACATGCTCGGGCGGCGCGGCGGCGATCTCTCCGGCGGCCAGCAGCAGCAGTTGGCGATCGCCCGGGCGCTGGTCACCCGGCCGCGGCTGCTCGTTCTCGACGAGCCGACCGAAGGCATCCAGCCTTCGATCATCAAGGATATCGAGCACGTCATCGGCCGGCTGGTCGAGCGCGGCGACATGGCGATACTGCTGGTCGAGCAGTATTTCGAATTCGCGCAGCGGTTGGCCGACACTTACGCAGTGATGGACCGGGGCGAGATCGTCGCCGCCGGGCGCGGCGCGGACATGGAAGGGGCCGAT
This window of the Rhodospirillales bacterium genome carries:
- the urtE gene encoding urea ABC transporter ATP-binding subunit UrtE is translated as MLTVDAIDLFYGTSQALRRVSLGAFKGKVTCVLGRNGVGKTSLLRAIVGHTPIAAGRIVWEDDDITRTPPHERARRGIAYVPQGREIFPLLTVEENLRTGFAAVPRSLRHVPDEIFDLFPVLRDMLGRRGGDLSGGQQQQLAIARALVTRPRLLVLDEPTEGIQPSIIKDIEHVIGRLVERGDMAILLVEQYFEFAQRLADTYAVMDRGEIVAAGRGADMEGADVRGRIAV